The Chloroflexota bacterium region CTACTTTGACGACACACCCTAGCAGAATCGCATTTAGTGTATGTTTGCTGGCACACACTTTTCGCCAGCCCCGGTCGAGTCTAGAGCGGCAGCAGTTCCAGCGCGACCAGTACCGCAACCAGTAAGCCCGCTAACGTGAACAGCATAGCGCCAACCTTGATGGTTATGCGCTGTTCTAGTTCGCGCAAGTCGGTTTTGGTCGCCATGTCTTGAATGTCAGTCTTGGTTGCCAGCGCACCGTAGCCTTCGCGGCCCACGTCGATAAGGGCTTTGGCTTGGCGTTCTGTGAAGCCCGCGCCTGTCAGGGCTTCAAACGCTCTGTAAGTATCAAATACCGCCATCCCTAATCGTTCCTTCTACTTCGGGCAGTCACGCTGCCACCGCCGCATTCCCCATCATCCCCTTAGCCCTGGACTCCGACATGCGCCGGGGCGACTATTGCTTGTCGACTTTCAACGTGGAAACGTATACCCGTACTCTCTCAACCGTCTGCGTGCCTCTTGTAGTTCTTCTTCGCTAAAGAGATCTCTCCATTGCTCTTGTATGACCAAGGCTTCCATAGAGTTGTCAAGCAGTTCCAACTCCCAAAGTCTGGCCAATCCAGATTGCGGGCTATCTGTGCTGAGCAGTTGCTTTGCCGCTCTGAGACCGCCAAGCTCATGTACCATGCGCAAAAAATAGCTCGGGTGATAGCCATACTTGCCAGCTGTGGCGTCAATGCTCAGTATCGCCCGATAGAATCCATCTTCAAGGCTACTGGAGACTTGCTACTTCACCTCAAGGTTTAACCATAGTAAGCGAAGAGAAAACGGAGCCATTTGTGCTCATGATAACATACGGATGGCGAGAGGTCGGTGCTGGCAAGCACAACCAACGGAGATTCTGCGTGTCGATTCCGGTCAAAGAAATCCGCGAACGGATGGCTACTATCCCATTGTTGCCGGGGTGCTACCTCTTTCGTGACGGCAAGGGCACGGTGCTCTATGTGGGTAAGGCAAAGCTGCTCCGTAACCGCGTGCGCTCGTATTTTGGCCGGCAGGACCGGTTGCCCTGGAAGACCAGGAGCATGGTGGAGAATGCCAAGACGCTCGATTACATCATTACCGATACGGAAATTGAAGCCTTGGTGCTGGAGAGTAATCTTATCAAGCACCATCGGCCGCGCTACAACGTGGTGCTGCGCGACGACAAGTCGTTTCTCTACCTCAAGATCACCCTCAATGAGCGCTATCCCCGTGTGTTGACAACACGGCGAATACTGGATGATGGCGCAAGCTACTATGGACCGTATACCAGCGCCTATAGCCTGCGCGACACCATGAACCTGCTCAATCGGCTTTTCCCTTATCGGTCCTGTGCGCTGAATATGGACAAAGAGTATGAACGGCCGTGCCTGGACTATCACATCAAGCGCTGCGCGGGTCCGTGCATTGGGGCAGTTACCCAAGAGGGGTACGGGGGGATCATCGAACAGGTCACACGCTTTCTCGAAGGAAGGCCGGGCGACGTAATTCGGAACCTCCGCGGTGATATGCGCGAAGCGTCGGATGCGCTGGAATTCGAACGCGCAGCGGTGATGCGCGACCGCATCAGGGCGGTTGAGCGCGTTCTTGAGCGCCAGAAGATTACCAATATTCGCCAGGGAGACATTGATGTCATTGGTTTCGCGCGCGAGCAAGATGAGGCGTGCGTGCAAGTCTTCAGTATTCGCGGCGGCCACCTACTCGGGCGTGAGAATTTCATCCTTGAACACGTGTCTGACGAGGAAGACCGCGATGTGATACGGGACTTTCTGCAGCAGTTCTACGGTCGCAGCATGCAGATACCGCAGGCGCTCTTCCTGCCGGTCGGTATTCGCGGGGCTGAGTTGCTCCGCACGTGGCTGCGGGAGCGGCGCGGCGGCAGCG contains the following coding sequences:
- a CDS encoding DUF1640 domain-containing protein, whose translation is MAVFDTYRAFEALTGAGFTERQAKALIDVGREGYGALATKTDIQDMATKTDLRELEQRITIKVGAMLFTLAGLLVAVLVALELLPL
- the uvrC gene encoding excinuclease ABC subunit UvrC, with the translated sequence MSIPVKEIRERMATIPLLPGCYLFRDGKGTVLYVGKAKLLRNRVRSYFGRQDRLPWKTRSMVENAKTLDYIITDTEIEALVLESNLIKHHRPRYNVVLRDDKSFLYLKITLNERYPRVLTTRRILDDGASYYGPYTSAYSLRDTMNLLNRLFPYRSCALNMDKEYERPCLDYHIKRCAGPCIGAVTQEGYGGIIEQVTRFLEGRPGDVIRNLRGDMREASDALEFERAAVMRDRIRAVERVLERQKITNIRQGDIDVIGFAREQDEACVQVFSIRGGHLLGRENFILEHVSDEEDRDVIRDFLQQFYGRSMQIPQALFLPVGIRGAELLRTWLRERRGGSVTLNVPKIGEKRRLVELAGNNARQGLQDHRLRHLDSQQRAQVALTELADVLDLDQAPVRIECYDISNIQGAYTVGAMAVFVTGLPSTGDYRRFRIKTVDGPNDYASLQEMLTRRLKRLSDLRAEEETGKQNERDGQDEADALDSWGIKPDLLVIDGGKGQLNAVLEVLANLALHDIPVLGLAKQREEIFLPGESKPIELEERSEARKLLQRVRDEAHRFAVTYHRTVRTKHTLGSLLDKVPGIGTKRKVALLQHFGSVDAIRQASVEVLAGAPKMNRAVAEKVKEHL